One part of the Mya arenaria isolate MELC-2E11 chromosome 3, ASM2691426v1 genome encodes these proteins:
- the LOC128229194 gene encoding heat shock 70 kDa protein 12B-like, whose translation MADKCDTSINDSEHASTKENLIDKTSEGDEISIAETDPEVDDSHTSSSALDDTFKIVAAIDFGTTFSGYAYSFSDDNEKIYTNKNWGQTQGFLLHKTPTCLLLRPDGEFEAFGFEAVSRFNDLSEEEAEDYYYFDRFKMKLFDNKDLHTDILLEEVRGKQQPAVHVFALSLRYMREHLLRAMKTNLQLEPESAAIRWVLTVPAIWDENSKQFMREAAHRGGLIDSLYSNQLVIALEPEAASLYCRTLPVGTFGEGSSRPCFEPGTKYIVVDAGGGTIDIVAHKVRKDGRMRELFRATGGAWGGTVIDTQFLNLLNKIFGEDYMNAFRNDYPKDFVELLQDFEIKKRGECEGMRVSLPYNFCNYKHYGRNVQECIKSFAAKAEAEIKFSSGKFIMSAEVVNELFQDSLVQINEHVATLLQKSKLKDVRYIFLVGGFAESGRLQRSIKDEFSSELISVLIPEEASLAVVRGAVAFGRDPSSICQRICRYTYGVGSYLPFEEGVHRSDLRVESDGMVLCKSILQVWAEAGEVIGHNEIWKETYTPIITNQKGIIFEFYKSSRRKVRYTDEDGVVKCGCLVVEMPDMTGDKARSVDLEVIFGGTEIRVVGYDHTSNTTRETYIDFLTS comes from the exons atggCTGACAAATGCGATACGAGCATCAATGACTCAGAACATGCATCGACTAAAGAAAACTTGATTGATAAGACATCTGAAGGAGACGAAATATCCATCGCAGAAACGGACCCGGAAGTAGATGACAGCCACACCTCAAGCTCCGCTCTCGATGACACTTTCAAAATCGTCGCCGCCATAGATTTTGGGACTACTTTCAGCGGGTACGCGTATTCGTTCTCTGACGACAATGAAAAAATCTACACGAACAAGAACTGGGGCCAGACCCAGGGTTTCTTACTGCACAAGACACCCACGTGCCTGCTCCTCAGGCCGGATGGGGAATTCGAGGCGTTTGGATTTGAGGCCGTATCCAGGTTTAATGACCTGAGCGAGGAGGAGGCCGAGGACTATTACTACTTTGACCGATTTAAGATGAAACTGTTTGACAACAAG GACCTCCACACGGACATCCTACTGGAGGAGGTGCGCGGGAAGCAGCAGCCGGCCGTGCACGTGTTCGCCCTCTCCCTCCGCTACATGCGGGAGCACTTGCTGCGCGCCATGAAGACCAACCTCCAGCTTGAACCGGAGTCGGCTGCCATCCGCTGGGTGCTCACCGTCCCCGCCATCTGGGACGAGAACTCTAAGCAGTTTATGCGGGAAGCCGCTCACAGG GGAGGCCTTATAGACAGCCTCTATAGTAACCAGCTAGTAATCGCCCTGGAACCGGAAGCAGCCTCGCTGTACTGTCGCACACTTCCGGTCGGCACGTTCGGGGAGGGGAGTTCCCGTCCATGTTTTGAGCCGGGAACCAAGTACATCGTCGTTGATGCTGGAG GTGGTACAATCGACATCGTGGCACACAAGGTGCGGAAGGACGGGCGGATGCGGGAGCTCTTCCGGGCGACCGGTGGCGCGTGGGGAGGAACCGTCATCGACACGCAGTTCCTTAACCTCCTAAATAAGATATTCGGAGAGGATTACATGAATGCCTTCCGGAATGACTACCCGAAGGATTTTGTTGAACTGCTCCAAGATTTTGAGATCAAGAAACGGGGAGAGTGTGAAGGAATGAGGGTGTCGCTGCCTTATAACTTTtgcaattataaacattatggAAGGAATGTTCAAGAATGCATTAAATCCTTTGCTGCCAAAGCAGAAGCGGAGATTAAATTTTCTTCTGGCAAATTTATTATGTCAGCAGAAGTCGTGAACGAGCTTTTCCAAGATTCGCTCGTTCAAATTAATGAACACGTTGCCACTTTGCTCCAGAAATCCAAACTGAAAGACGTTCGGTACATATTCCTGGTCGGAGGTTTCGCGGAATCCGGCCGCCTTCAACGATCAATAAAGGACGAATTCAGCAGCGAACTTATAAGTGTCCTTATCCCGGAAGAAGCAAGCCTGGCGGTCGTGCGCGGCGCGGTGGCCTTTGGACGCGATCCGAGCTCAATCTGCCAAAGAATCTGCAGGTATACGTACGGGGTAGGATCCTACCTCCCCTTTGAAGAGGGCGTTCACCGATCGGATCTGAGGGTCGAGTCTGACGGTATGGTGCTGTGTAAAAGTATTCTCCAAGTATGGGCGGAAGCAGGCGAAGTCATAGGTCACAATGAAATCTGGAAAGAGACGTACACGCCAATCATTACAAACCAAAAGGGCATAATTTTCGAGTTCTATAAATCTTCCCGTCGGAAGGTGCGATATACAGACGAAGATGGCGTGGTGAAGTGTGGCTGTCTCGTTGTGGAGATGCCAGATATGACGGGCGACAAAGCACGCTCCGTCGACCTCGAGGTCATCTTCGGCGGCACGGAGATCCGCGTGGTCGGGTACGATCACACGAGTAATACGACGCGGGAAACCTACATTGACTTCCTCACGTCGTAA